Below is a window of Plasmodium sp. gorilla clade G2 genome assembly, chromosome: 6 DNA.
aaataaataaacaaataaataaacaaataaataaacaaataaataaacaaataaataaacaaataaataaacaaataaataaacaaataaataaacaaataaataaacaaataaattattaaagaaatatttgaGCCATTCATTTCAAGTGCAACAacaaccaaaaaaaaaaaaaaaaaaaaaaaaatgaaaagaagaaaaaattataaatatatacatacatatacctttcattaaaaaaaaaaaaaaaattttcaagCATACCATATactcatttaaatatattacaatttaCCTACCTTTTAAGTATTCATATCCTGTGTGAAATGtaatatgtatatctttatattttaaattttatagaaTGCTTAAAATTTTGGTAACAGCCCTTTTATTCTATATACTCACacttaatattttatgttttataaatttaaaaagagGTCTATTCAATATCTTAAAAACAGAAACACTTGTGAATATGAATGAGAATGATGAAATATATTCTAGGCCCGAAAATTTGAAATACGaaagtaataaataaataaatatatatatatatatatatgtaaacatataaacatataaaaatataaattttttaatttgcatattattcatgtaatattttattttatttttattttattttatttttattttttttttttttattttatggtGAAAGAATTCGGAAGACCTCAAAATGATTTAATCCTAAATGTTATAGAAAACAAAGACggtaaaaagaaatttaagAAGATACCCTTGTGGTTTATGAGACAAGCTGGAAGATATCTACCCGAATATATTGAAATACGTAAGAAGTAtgatttttttgaaatatgtAAGAGTCCAGATTTATCATCATATGTATCTATTATGCCATATAATAGATTCAAGACAGATATGATAGTAATATTTTCAGATAtcttaataatttttgtaGCTATGGGTATAGATATAAAATTTGTAGAGAATGTGGGTCCTGTTTTTAATATGGAAATTTATGATATGAATGATTTTAATAAACTGAATttgaatataaaagaaattatagataatttatattatgtatatgatTCCATaaatttaacaaaaaaaaaaataaacaatgaAGTACCTATTTTAGGTTTTTGTGGTTCACcatttacattatttatgtatttaacaagaaataataaaaaaacatatgaagatagttttaaatttatatatgaaaatccAAACGATACGCATAAAATTATAGATAAATTAAGTGACATATGTATTAATCATTTGATAAATCAAATTGATAGTGGAGcaaatattattcaaatatttGATAGTAATGCTGAATTAGTagataaacatatttttaaccAATATAGTATTAAATATCTTAAAAAAgttatagaaataataaaaaaatatagaccaaatatatatattatattatttataaaaaataattttcataataatattataaatatacctATAGATGTATTATCTATTACACATAAACAATTAATAGATAATACAGACCAAttctattttaatttatttcaaaataatattattttacaaGGAGCATTAGATCCatatatactattattaACAGATCATAAATTGGTATATCAATATActataaatatgttaaataatataacttttaaaaataaatatatagccAATTTAGGACATGGAATACTTCCAAACACAAAAATCAAAAACGTAAACGTTTTTATTGATACTATACGTAATAATACATggtcataaatattttcaaagcacaaacaaaaaaaaaaaaaatatatatatatatatatatatctacactacatatataattatgtatatatgtatatattatatatattttatttgttaagtttttattttttaaaaaatgttataagattatcaatatattgacatttattcaaaaattatatattataaacattatgcacacacacaaaaaaaaaaataaaataaaaaaaaataaataaaaattttaataaaaacattaaTTTAACAATTTTTGTTAAAactttttcttctttgtCAATCTTGGTacctacaaaaaaaaaaaaaaaaaaaaaaaaaaaaaatataagaaattatattttatatattatatattataatatttataattatttatttttaattttatgtacCCATAATATGGCTCTGTATCTGGACGCATTGGTAACATGTTCATTTTCAAGTCTAAAGCACATCcactataaaaaaattaaaacaaagaaaaacaatatatatatatatgtaactttttaaaaggatgatttatatatatatatatatatatatatatatatatatatatatattttaaaaaagtttAATAAACATCTTACTATTGATCGTCTTAGGACTTCAATGAACATCAAGAAAAAAGTTATTAAAAAGGAATTAATTTCCtacaaagaaataataatatatatatatatatatatatatatatatgtaatattacacatatgtatataagatgttccttttttttattcattaccTTATTTTCAAAGATATTAATTGGCATAATCGTAATAGCCCATGTCAATCTGAAGatctgaaaaaaaataaaaataaattcatatatattaataacacAATATGCACATttcatacacatatatatatatatatatatatcttcttttttttttttttatcgtaCTAAATTTAAAAGTCCAGcgaagtaa
It encodes the following:
- a CDS encoding uroporphyrinogen III decarboxylase is translated as MLKILVTALLFYILTLNILCFINLKRGLFNILKTETLVNMNENDEIYSRPENLKYEKFGRPQNDLILNVIENKDGKKKFKKIPLWFMRQAGRYLPEYIEIRKKYDFFEICKSPDLSSYVSIMPYNRFKTDMIVIFSDILIIFVAMGIDIKFVENVGPVFNMEIYDMNDFNKLNLNIKEIIDNLYYVYDSINLTKKKINNEVPILGFCGSPFTLFMYLTRNNKKTYEDSFKFIYENPNDTHKIIDKLSDICINHLINQIDSGANIIQIFDSNAELVDKHIFNQYSIKYLKKVIEIIKKYRPNIYIILFIKNNFHNNIINIPIDVLSITHKQLIDNTDQFYFNLFQNNIILQGALDPYILLLTDHKLVYQYTINMLNNITFKNKYIANLGHGILPNTKIKNVNVFIDTIRNNTWS